Proteins found in one Neomonachus schauinslandi chromosome 1, ASM220157v2, whole genome shotgun sequence genomic segment:
- the LOC110576789 gene encoding transmembrane protein 258-like, whose protein sequence is MELEEAMRRYTSPVNPAVFPHVTVALLAIGMIFTSWFFIYEVTSTKYTPDVYKELLISLVASLFLGFGVFLLFWVGIYL, encoded by the coding sequence ATGGAGCTAGAAGAGGCCATGAGGAGATACACCAGCCCAGTGAACCCGGCTGTCTTCCCCCATGTGACTGTGGCGCTGTTGGCCATTGGCATGATCTTCACCTCCTGGTTCTTCATTTACGAGGTTACCTCCACCAAGTACACTCCTGATGTCTATAAAGAGCTCCTCATCTCCTTAGTGGCCTCGCTTTTTCTGGGCTTTGGAGTCTTCTTGCTGTTCTGGGTTGGCATCTACTTATGA